A portion of the Micromonospora vinacea genome contains these proteins:
- a CDS encoding SixA phosphatase family protein: MTDADPDTRTLVLLRHAKAEQGSDAADDAERPLSARGNADAAAAGAWLAHHGLLPDVVICSTARRTRQTWHGVAMGMTGSPPEGGPTGPRPTVRYEPGAYDAHPEELLSLVRTVDPAARTALLIAHNPGISLLSALLDPDGANDEELRTDEGLRTAELAVHRCPLGWAELSRAGAPLTARHTARD; this comes from the coding sequence ATGACGGACGCCGACCCCGACACACGGACACTGGTGTTGCTGCGGCACGCCAAGGCCGAGCAGGGCAGCGACGCGGCGGACGACGCCGAGCGGCCGCTGAGCGCACGCGGGAACGCCGACGCGGCTGCGGCGGGGGCCTGGTTGGCGCATCACGGGCTGCTGCCCGACGTGGTGATCTGCTCGACGGCCCGTCGCACCCGGCAGACCTGGCACGGCGTGGCGATGGGGATGACCGGTTCACCCCCGGAGGGCGGGCCGACCGGTCCTCGCCCGACCGTCCGTTACGAGCCGGGCGCGTACGACGCCCACCCCGAGGAGTTGTTGTCGCTGGTCCGCACCGTGGACCCGGCGGCCCGCACCGCGTTGCTCATCGCCCACAACCCGGGCATATCGCTGCTCTCCGCGCTCCTCGATCCCGACGGAGCCAACGATGAGGAACTGCGTACCGACGAGGGGTTGCGCACCGCCGAGCTGGCGGTGCACCGCTGCCCACTCGGCTGGGCGGAGTTGAGCAGGGCGGGAGCGCCGCTCACGGCCCGACACACCGCACGCGACTGA
- a CDS encoding NHL domain-containing thioredoxin family protein codes for MSARVRAPELRGRGWLNTGGRDLKLADLRGKIVIADFWTFCCINCLHVLDELRPLEEKYGDVLVVIGVHSPKFEHEKDADALAAAVERYGVHHPVLDDPELEMWQQYAARAWPTLSVIDPEGYVVATMAGEGHAEGLARLIDELVATHEAKGTLHRGDGPYVPPPAPETALRFPGKALLLPNGNLLVSDSARHSLVEVDPDGETPVRRIGSGERGRVDGPAAAATFSEPQGVCLLPTHVAEVAGYDLVVADTVNHLLRGVRLESGEVVTVAGSGRQWRASVDDHAHDALAVDLSSPWDLAWYDDKLIIAMAGIHQLWWFDPIKRTAGMYAGTTVEALRDGPLAEAWMAQPSGLSVSADGTRLWVADSETSSIRYVENGVLGTAVGQGLFDFGHVDGPAETALLQHPLGVCALPDGSVLIADTYNGAVRRFDPASNQVSTVADGLAEPSDLVLTPSGEVLVVESAAHRLTRLAPGALSAAGASTVDGPRHRTERKPTDVAAGEVTLDIVFTPAPGQKLDETYGPSTRLVVSASPPELLVDGAGTGTELSRRLVLNGEVTGGVLQVTAQAATCDADVEHAACHLTRQDWGVPVRVVDGAVTRLPLVLRGLDA; via the coding sequence ATGAGCGCACGAGTACGGGCTCCCGAACTGCGCGGTCGGGGCTGGCTGAACACCGGTGGACGCGACCTCAAGCTCGCCGACCTTCGCGGCAAGATCGTCATCGCGGATTTTTGGACGTTCTGCTGCATCAACTGCCTGCACGTGCTCGACGAGTTGCGCCCGTTGGAGGAGAAGTACGGCGACGTGCTCGTCGTGATCGGCGTGCACTCGCCGAAGTTCGAGCACGAGAAGGACGCCGACGCGCTCGCCGCCGCCGTGGAGCGGTACGGGGTACACCACCCCGTACTCGACGATCCCGAGCTGGAGATGTGGCAGCAGTACGCGGCCCGGGCCTGGCCGACCCTGTCGGTGATCGACCCCGAGGGTTACGTGGTGGCGACCATGGCCGGCGAGGGGCACGCCGAGGGGCTGGCCCGCCTCATCGACGAGTTGGTCGCCACCCACGAGGCCAAGGGCACCCTGCACCGGGGGGACGGCCCGTACGTTCCGCCGCCGGCACCGGAGACTGCGCTGCGTTTCCCGGGTAAGGCGCTGCTGCTGCCGAACGGCAACCTGCTGGTCTCGGACTCGGCCCGACACTCCCTGGTCGAGGTCGACCCGGACGGTGAGACGCCGGTGCGTCGGATCGGCTCGGGTGAGCGGGGTCGGGTGGACGGCCCTGCCGCCGCGGCGACGTTCTCCGAACCGCAGGGCGTGTGCCTGCTGCCCACGCACGTCGCCGAGGTGGCCGGTTACGACCTGGTGGTGGCCGACACTGTCAACCACCTGCTGCGCGGCGTACGACTGGAGTCCGGCGAGGTGGTCACCGTGGCCGGCAGTGGGCGGCAGTGGCGCGCCTCGGTCGACGACCACGCCCACGACGCGCTCGCCGTCGACCTCTCCTCGCCGTGGGACCTGGCCTGGTACGACGACAAGCTGATCATCGCGATGGCCGGTATCCACCAGCTCTGGTGGTTCGACCCGATCAAGCGGACCGCCGGGATGTACGCCGGCACCACCGTGGAGGCGCTGCGCGACGGCCCGCTGGCCGAGGCGTGGATGGCCCAGCCGTCAGGGCTCTCCGTCTCCGCCGACGGCACCCGGCTCTGGGTGGCCGACAGCGAGACCAGTTCGATCCGGTACGTCGAGAACGGTGTACTGGGCACCGCCGTCGGGCAGGGCCTGTTCGACTTCGGGCACGTGGACGGTCCGGCGGAGACCGCGCTGCTCCAGCACCCGCTGGGTGTGTGCGCGTTGCCGGACGGCTCGGTGCTGATCGCGGACACGTACAACGGCGCGGTGCGCCGCTTCGACCCGGCCAGCAACCAGGTGTCCACAGTCGCCGACGGGTTGGCGGAGCCGAGCGACCTGGTGCTCACCCCGTCCGGTGAGGTGCTGGTGGTGGAGTCCGCCGCGCACCGGTTGACCCGGCTCGCGCCGGGTGCCCTGTCGGCGGCGGGTGCCAGCACTGTGGACGGGCCCCGGCACCGCACCGAGCGCAAGCCGACCGACGTCGCGGCCGGCGAGGTCACCCTGGACATCGTCTTCACCCCGGCGCCGGGGCAGAAGCTGGACGAGACGTACGGGCCGTCGACCCGCCTGGTGGTTTCCGCGTCCCCGCCGGAGCTGCTGGTGGACGGCGCCGGAACGGGCACCGAGTTGTCCCGCCGGCTGGTGCTCAACGGTGAGGTCACCGGAGGGGTGCTCCAGGTGACCGCCCAGGCGGCGACCTGTGACGCGGACGTCGAGCACGCGGCGTGCCACCTGACCCGGCAGGACTGGGGCGTACCGGTCCGGGTGGTCGACGGCGCCGTGACCCGACTGCCGCTGGTGCTCCGCGGCCTGGACGCGTGA
- a CDS encoding DUF6458 family protein, translating to MGIGGSIFLIALGAIFAFAVEADLGWLDLAVVGWVLMLAGVAGLITTLYFWNSRRRTVVAAPVREERVVADRVVPVQDNQVMQEYREVRRPGRPV from the coding sequence ATGGGCATTGGTGGCAGCATCTTCTTGATCGCGTTAGGCGCGATCTTCGCGTTCGCAGTGGAGGCGGACCTGGGCTGGCTGGACCTGGCCGTGGTCGGCTGGGTGCTGATGCTGGCGGGCGTCGCCGGCCTCATCACCACCCTCTACTTCTGGAACAGTCGCCGGCGCACCGTGGTCGCCGCGCCGGTACGCGAGGAGCGCGTGGTGGCCGACCGGGTCGTGCCGGTCCAGGACAACCAGGTCATGCAGGAGTACCGCGAGGTGCGTCGGCCGGGCCGACCGGTCTGA
- a CDS encoding acyl-CoA dehydrogenase yields MTHYKSNLRDLEFNLFEVFGADQAFGQEPYSELDADTARSFLSELDRLAREDLAASYTDSDRNPPVFDPATHTAPLPESFKKSYQAFMDSEFWRLDLPPHLGGTNAPRALWWALAELVLGSNAPIWMYASGPSFAHVLHVEGTERQKLWAKLFIDKQWGSTMVLTEPDAGSDVGAGRTRAIQQPDGSWHIEGVKRFITSGEHDLSDNIVHYVLARPVGVEGVGGPGTKGLSLFVVPKFHFDETTGELGERNGVYTTNVEHKMGLKVSNTCELTFGEHGVPAKGWLLGDKHDGIRQMFMIIEYARMLVGTKAIATLSTGYLNALEYAKNRVQGADLIQQADKTAPRVTITHHPDVRRSLLLQKSYAEGLRALVLYTATWQDKVAIAEAAGDEKATKLAKRVNDLLLPLVKGVGSERAYEMLGHEALQTFGGSGFLQDYPLEQYVRDAKIDTLYEGTTAIQSLDLIFRKIVRDNGKALMAVAGEIQEFISSEAGNGQLKEERQALGKALGEVQNILGVMTGWLGEAQGGDTRALYKVGLSSRRFLLAIGDLVVGWLLQRQAEVALKALAGEVSASDKAFYTGKVAAARFFAREVLPRIGADRRIIEGADLDIMDLPEEAF; encoded by the coding sequence ATGACCCACTACAAGAGCAACCTGCGGGACCTTGAGTTCAACCTGTTCGAGGTCTTCGGGGCGGACCAGGCGTTCGGCCAGGAACCGTACTCCGAACTCGACGCCGACACCGCCCGCAGTTTCCTCTCCGAGCTTGATCGCCTCGCTCGCGAGGACCTGGCCGCCAGCTACACGGACAGCGACCGCAACCCGCCGGTGTTCGACCCGGCCACGCACACCGCGCCGCTCCCGGAGTCGTTCAAGAAGTCCTACCAGGCATTCATGGACTCCGAGTTCTGGCGCCTGGACCTGCCCCCGCACCTGGGCGGCACCAACGCGCCGCGCGCCCTCTGGTGGGCCCTCGCCGAGCTGGTGCTCGGCTCGAACGCCCCGATCTGGATGTACGCGTCCGGCCCGTCCTTCGCGCACGTGCTGCACGTCGAGGGCACCGAGCGGCAGAAGCTGTGGGCCAAGCTCTTCATCGACAAGCAGTGGGGCTCCACGATGGTGCTCACCGAGCCGGACGCCGGCTCGGACGTGGGCGCCGGCCGCACCCGTGCCATCCAGCAGCCGGACGGCAGCTGGCACATCGAGGGCGTCAAGCGCTTCATCACCTCGGGTGAGCACGACCTGAGCGACAACATCGTGCACTACGTGCTGGCCCGCCCGGTGGGCGTGGAGGGCGTCGGTGGCCCCGGCACCAAGGGTCTGTCGCTCTTCGTGGTGCCGAAGTTCCACTTCGACGAGACCACCGGCGAGCTGGGTGAGCGCAACGGCGTCTACACCACCAACGTCGAGCACAAGATGGGCCTGAAGGTCTCCAACACCTGCGAGTTGACCTTCGGCGAGCACGGCGTACCGGCCAAGGGCTGGCTGCTGGGCGACAAGCACGACGGCATCCGGCAGATGTTCATGATCATCGAGTACGCCCGGATGCTGGTCGGCACTAAGGCCATCGCCACCCTCTCCACCGGCTACCTGAACGCCCTGGAGTACGCGAAGAACCGGGTGCAGGGCGCCGACCTGATCCAGCAGGCGGACAAGACCGCGCCCCGGGTCACCATCACCCACCACCCGGACGTGCGCCGCTCGCTGCTGCTGCAGAAGTCGTACGCCGAGGGCCTGCGTGCCCTGGTCCTCTACACGGCCACCTGGCAGGACAAGGTCGCCATCGCCGAGGCGGCCGGCGACGAGAAGGCCACCAAGCTGGCCAAGCGGGTCAACGACCTGCTGCTGCCGCTGGTCAAGGGCGTCGGTTCGGAGCGGGCGTACGAGATGCTCGGGCACGAGGCCCTGCAGACCTTCGGCGGCTCCGGCTTCCTCCAGGACTACCCGCTGGAGCAGTACGTCCGGGACGCCAAGATCGACACCCTGTACGAGGGCACCACCGCCATCCAGAGCCTGGACCTGATCTTCCGCAAGATCGTTCGGGACAACGGCAAGGCCCTCATGGCGGTCGCCGGCGAGATCCAGGAGTTCATCTCCTCCGAGGCGGGCAACGGCCAGCTCAAGGAGGAGCGGCAGGCGCTCGGCAAGGCGCTCGGCGAGGTGCAGAACATCCTCGGTGTGATGACCGGCTGGCTGGGCGAGGCGCAGGGCGGCGACACCCGCGCCCTCTACAAGGTCGGGCTGAGCAGCCGGCGGTTCCTGCTGGCCATCGGCGACCTGGTGGTCGGCTGGCTGCTCCAGCGGCAGGCCGAGGTGGCGCTGAAGGCGCTGGCCGGCGAGGTCTCCGCCAGCGACAAGGCGTTCTACACCGGCAAGGTGGCCGCCGCCCGCTTCTTCGCCCGTGAGGTGCTGCCCCGCATCGGCGCCGACCGGCGGATCATCGAGGGTGCCGACCTCGACATCATGGACCTCCCGGAGGAGGCCTTCTGA
- a CDS encoding biotin-dependent carboxyltransferase family protein, giving the protein MAAGRSDRPGAVRRDRRPAGPTRPGPYGPDGGGVTHPATIEVLRAGALTTVQDLGRPGCAHLGVPRSGALDPAALRLANRLVGNPEHAAGLEITLTGCTLRLTRATTVAVTGAEVPIQAGVRPGDTGRPLSVPAGTVLRIGPARRGVRSWLAVAGGIDVSPVLGSRSTDTLSGLGPAPLRDGDQLPLGEPVDSPAPVDLTVSPTPPEELRLLLGPGPREDWFTPIAFDRLFGSAYTISPVSNRVGARLAGAALPRAVAGELPSEGIVLGAVQVPADGQPLIFLADHPTTGGYPVIGVVTDVTALAQARPGTTVRFHGPQR; this is encoded by the coding sequence CTGGCAGCTGGTCGGTCGGACCGACCTGGTGCTGTTCGACGTGACCGCCGACCCGCCGGCCCGACTCGGCCCGGGCCGTACGGTCCGGATGGTGGCGGCGTGACCCACCCGGCCACCATCGAGGTGCTCCGCGCCGGCGCGCTCACCACAGTGCAGGACCTGGGCCGGCCCGGCTGCGCGCACCTGGGCGTACCCCGGTCCGGTGCCCTCGACCCGGCCGCCCTGCGGCTGGCCAACCGACTGGTCGGCAATCCGGAGCACGCGGCCGGCCTGGAGATCACCCTGACCGGTTGCACGCTGCGGCTGACCCGGGCCACCACGGTGGCGGTCACCGGCGCCGAGGTCCCGATCCAGGCGGGCGTTCGGCCCGGTGACACCGGTCGTCCGCTCAGCGTGCCGGCCGGGACGGTGCTGCGGATCGGTCCCGCCCGGCGGGGCGTACGGAGTTGGCTGGCGGTGGCGGGCGGTATCGACGTGTCACCGGTGCTCGGCAGCCGGTCCACCGACACCCTCTCCGGGCTCGGCCCGGCTCCGTTGCGCGACGGCGACCAACTGCCGCTCGGCGAGCCGGTCGACTCACCCGCACCGGTGGACCTGACCGTGAGCCCCACGCCGCCTGAGGAGCTGCGTCTGCTGCTGGGCCCCGGTCCTCGCGAGGACTGGTTCACGCCTATCGCGTTCGACAGGCTCTTCGGCAGCGCGTACACCATCAGCCCGGTGAGCAACCGGGTCGGCGCGCGGCTCGCCGGCGCGGCCCTGCCCCGCGCGGTCGCCGGCGAACTCCCCAGCGAGGGCATCGTGCTCGGCGCGGTGCAGGTGCCCGCCGACGGACAACCCCTGATCTTCCTCGCCGATCACCCGACCACCGGTGGATACCCCGTCATCGGGGTGGTCACCGACGTGACAGCGCTCGCGCAGGCCCGGCCAGGTACTACCGTCAGATTCCATGGACCTCAACGCTGA
- a CDS encoding LamB/YcsF family protein, translating into MDLNADLGEGFGIWRLGDDEALLSLVTSANVACGFHGGDPSTMRRVCEGAARRGVAVGAQVGYRDLAGFGRRHIAYDFAELRDEVTYQLGALDAFCRLFRTRVRYLKPHGALYHAASTDESQAAAVVAAVTDYDPELPVLCLPGSTLAQLAVGAGLPVVAEAFADRAYLPNGALMPRGTPGAVITDPEQVAERAARMATERSVVAVDGTVIPCSVDSICVHGDTPGAVSAAELVRASLIDADITLAPFA; encoded by the coding sequence ATGGACCTCAACGCTGACCTCGGCGAGGGATTCGGCATCTGGCGACTCGGCGACGACGAGGCGCTGCTGAGCCTCGTCACCTCCGCCAACGTCGCCTGCGGCTTCCACGGCGGCGACCCGTCCACCATGCGGCGGGTCTGCGAGGGCGCCGCGCGACGCGGGGTCGCGGTGGGCGCGCAGGTCGGCTACCGCGACCTGGCCGGCTTCGGCCGGCGGCACATCGCGTACGACTTCGCCGAGCTACGCGACGAGGTGACCTACCAGTTGGGGGCGCTGGACGCGTTCTGCCGGCTGTTCCGCACCCGGGTCCGCTACCTGAAGCCGCACGGCGCGCTGTACCACGCGGCCAGCACCGACGAGTCCCAGGCAGCGGCGGTGGTCGCCGCAGTCACCGATTACGACCCCGAGCTGCCCGTGCTCTGCCTGCCCGGCTCGACGCTCGCCCAACTGGCCGTCGGCGCGGGTCTGCCGGTGGTCGCCGAGGCCTTCGCCGACCGCGCCTACCTGCCCAACGGGGCTCTGATGCCGCGCGGCACCCCCGGCGCGGTGATCACCGACCCGGAGCAGGTGGCCGAACGGGCGGCGCGGATGGCCACCGAACGCAGCGTGGTGGCTGTCGACGGCACCGTGATCCCCTGCTCGGTCGACTCGATCTGCGTGCACGGGGACACCCCGGGCGCGGTCTCCGCCGCCGAACTCGTCCGCGCCTCCCTGATCGACGCCGACATCACACTGGCCCCGTTCGCCTGA
- the trhA gene encoding PAQR family membrane homeostasis protein TrhA, whose amino-acid sequence MTTSAPLRLKPVDIGKPRMRGWLHTYAFFVAVVCGIVLCSIAATRPGWAPLVSCVIYSLTVCGLFGTSALYHRRVWSERGYQVMRRMDHSMIFVFIAGTYTPLCVMLLAPRPATVMLALVWGGALAGVAVKVVWPHAPRWVSAPLYLALGWVAVAMLPEILHGGGVAALVLLIVGGAIYSIGAVFYALRRPNPWPTVFGHHEFFHACTLLAALCHHIAIYFALFA is encoded by the coding sequence GTGACCACCTCCGCCCCGCTTCGCCTGAAGCCGGTCGACATCGGTAAGCCCCGGATGCGCGGCTGGCTACACACGTACGCCTTCTTCGTCGCAGTGGTGTGCGGCATCGTGCTCTGCTCGATCGCCGCCACCCGACCGGGGTGGGCACCCCTGGTGAGCTGTGTCATCTACAGCCTGACGGTCTGCGGGCTCTTCGGCACGAGCGCGCTGTACCACCGTCGAGTGTGGTCAGAGCGCGGCTACCAGGTGATGCGCCGGATGGACCACTCGATGATCTTCGTGTTCATCGCCGGCACCTACACGCCGCTCTGCGTGATGCTGCTCGCGCCCCGGCCGGCCACAGTGATGCTGGCCCTGGTCTGGGGCGGTGCGCTGGCCGGCGTGGCCGTCAAGGTGGTCTGGCCGCACGCGCCGCGCTGGGTGTCCGCGCCGCTCTACCTGGCGCTGGGCTGGGTGGCGGTGGCCATGCTGCCGGAGATCCTGCACGGTGGCGGCGTCGCGGCGCTGGTGCTGCTGATCGTCGGCGGCGCGATCTACAGCATCGGGGCGGTCTTCTACGCGTTGCGCCGGCCCAATCCGTGGCCGACCGTCTTCGGCCACCACGAGTTCTTCCACGCCTGCACGCTGCTGGCGGCGCTCTGCCACCACATCGCGATCTACTTCGCGCTGTTCGCCTGA
- a CDS encoding PP2C family protein-serine/threonine phosphatase, producing MSLVPTRLLQSGRRPLSPGSRAGLGAALVLLAIVSAVEAADGRKVHYVALLAAAPVLAAALASWLVVLGVGVAATVIGIGFALVAPKVSLVTSVDVVAVALVTALAVAVAWVRQRQAERIVELTKLAAVAQQAVLRPLGPQVGTLSVAGRYISSTATAEIGGDLYEAIDTPYGVRMIIGDVRGKGLDAVRLASIVLGSYRHVAYERADLRAVVADLDRAVARNVGDEDFVTAALVEERGGTLTIVNCGHPPPLLLRRGAVIPLEPPAPAPPLGFMPVVRPRVERLEPGDRLLLFTDGLGEARRDGEFFPTADRAWRLLGHGTVADGLASLETALVEWVHGRLDDDIALVLMEYVGAGAGAAVAVPSWEVGAAES from the coding sequence CTGTCCCTCGTACCCACGCGACTCCTCCAGTCGGGCCGTCGCCCGCTGAGCCCCGGATCCCGCGCCGGCCTCGGCGCGGCCCTCGTTCTGCTCGCGATCGTGTCGGCGGTGGAGGCGGCGGACGGCCGGAAGGTGCACTACGTCGCGCTCCTGGCGGCCGCGCCGGTTCTCGCCGCCGCCCTGGCGTCCTGGCTGGTGGTCCTGGGGGTGGGCGTCGCGGCGACAGTGATCGGCATCGGCTTCGCACTGGTCGCGCCGAAGGTCTCGTTGGTCACCTCGGTCGACGTTGTCGCGGTCGCGCTCGTCACCGCGTTGGCCGTGGCGGTGGCGTGGGTTCGGCAGCGGCAGGCCGAGCGGATCGTCGAGCTGACCAAGCTCGCCGCAGTGGCCCAGCAGGCGGTGTTGCGCCCCCTCGGCCCGCAGGTCGGCACGCTCTCGGTCGCCGGCCGCTACATCTCCTCCACAGCGACGGCCGAGATCGGCGGCGACCTGTACGAGGCGATCGACACCCCCTACGGCGTCCGCATGATCATCGGTGATGTGCGGGGCAAAGGCCTGGACGCGGTCCGGCTGGCCAGCATCGTCCTTGGTTCCTACCGGCACGTGGCGTACGAGCGGGCCGACCTGCGGGCCGTCGTCGCCGACCTGGACCGCGCGGTGGCCCGCAACGTCGGCGACGAAGACTTCGTCACGGCGGCACTGGTCGAGGAGCGTGGCGGCACCCTCACGATCGTCAACTGCGGGCATCCGCCGCCGCTGCTGCTGCGGCGGGGCGCGGTGATCCCGCTGGAACCGCCGGCCCCGGCGCCTCCGCTCGGGTTCATGCCTGTGGTCCGCCCCCGGGTCGAACGCCTGGAGCCCGGGGACCGGCTGCTGTTGTTCACCGACGGCCTCGGCGAGGCGCGGCGGGACGGCGAGTTCTTCCCCACCGCCGACCGGGCCTGGCGACTGCTCGGCCACGGCACCGTCGCCGACGGGCTGGCGTCGCTGGAGACCGCCCTGGTCGAGTGGGTGCACGGTCGGCTCGACGACGACATCGCGCTGGTTCTCATGGAGTACGTCGGCGCCGGTGCCGGTGCCGCGGTGGCCGTCCCGAGCTGGGAGGTCGGTGCCGCCGAGAGCTGA
- a CDS encoding DUF6458 family protein encodes MGVGSGIFLIAIGAILTFALRANVWWIDVRAVGWVFILAGLAVLLTTVWFWQDRRKRARTLIVEENRLSHPTAMMPPPPDPPPPTAPPS; translated from the coding sequence ATGGGTGTAGGAAGCGGCATTTTTCTCATCGCGATCGGCGCGATCCTGACCTTCGCGCTGAGAGCCAACGTCTGGTGGATCGACGTACGCGCCGTCGGCTGGGTGTTCATCCTGGCCGGGCTTGCCGTACTGCTGACCACTGTCTGGTTCTGGCAGGACCGGCGCAAGCGGGCCCGAACCCTCATCGTGGAGGAGAACCGGCTGTCTCATCCGACGGCGATGATGCCGCCACCGCCGGACCCGCCGCCACCGACAGCGCCGCCGTCCTGA
- a CDS encoding 5-oxoprolinase subunit B family protein, with the protein MRIRPVGAHALLLDCTAPADMPEAELVEAWRAELWRRREHGDLIAVEIVPAARTVLLDGLPDPTTTARQLSRWAPAVAAATTHADANDEAKTQDDTDRGADVVVPVTFDGPDLPAVAEHWGVDAAAVRHRLTSTRFRVAFCGFAPGFPYLTGLPAELALPRLATPRPRVPAGSVALAGPYAGIYPGASPGGWQLVGRTDLVLFDVTADPPARLGPGRTVRMVAA; encoded by the coding sequence ATGCGGATCCGACCCGTCGGGGCGCACGCCCTGCTACTCGACTGCACCGCCCCCGCCGACATGCCCGAGGCCGAGCTTGTCGAAGCGTGGCGGGCCGAGCTGTGGCGGCGCCGGGAGCACGGCGACCTGATCGCCGTCGAGATCGTGCCGGCGGCCCGGACCGTGCTGCTCGACGGCCTGCCCGACCCGACCACCACCGCCCGACAGCTGAGCCGGTGGGCGCCCGCCGTCGCCGCCGCAACCACCCACGCTGACGCCAACGACGAAGCCAAAACCCAGGACGACACCGACCGCGGAGCCGACGTGGTCGTACCGGTCACCTTCGACGGGCCGGACCTGCCGGCGGTGGCGGAGCACTGGGGCGTGGACGCGGCGGCGGTGCGGCACCGGTTGACCAGCACCCGCTTCCGGGTCGCCTTCTGCGGCTTCGCCCCCGGCTTCCCCTACCTGACCGGATTGCCCGCCGAGTTGGCGCTGCCCCGGCTGGCCACGCCCCGCCCCCGGGTGCCGGCCGGCTCGGTCGCGCTGGCCGGCCCGTACGCCGGCATCTATCCGGGCGCGTCGCCGGGCGGCTGGCAGCTGGTCGGTCGGACCGACCTGGTGCTGTTCGACGTGACCGCCGACCCGCCGGCCCGACTCGGCCCGGGCCGTACGGTCCGGATGGTGGCGGCGTGA